One genomic region from Burkholderiales bacterium encodes:
- a CDS encoding glycosyltransferase family 2 protein: MDSRTLVVSENPCSFDPAGRNAPRGWVRVDARLGPQAPYTFATLVVRRRADLGRPFEIPLFVTLAGTVHELIRLPDDVVELFWRPPAGAQGNGARLTLRRVGRFERMLRMGYRVLRVRAALPEELRARADLTLRRALRDLPGAYRTATDFRVRDPARQYADWIGAFDTLRPRDVRAIRADIVRLKNRPRFRIVVLATGAEEQVLARTLESARDQLYAGCECIVVQAGGELEDWLRAFNASLASAGRAEWLMLIRAGDRLRPHSLYWFAREIEEQPDAVVLYSDDDRIDAGGKRSDPRFKPDWSPVHFESADYIGAAAIVRADAAHRAGGLTPECCRFGSYDLLLRVTDAYGDRVAHVPAILLHRCGAEEPAGLADWRIRALEARFRRQGLAVRVEPAAGGAHRARYALPEPAPRVSIIVPTRDALALLRPCIESVLARTTYPDYELIVVDNGSRDSATLDYLAELARRPRVRVLRFDRRFNYSAINNFAVRQAGGDMLCLLNDDTEVISPDWLEEMAGYLLRPGVGVVGAKLYYPDGRVQHAGVTVGPGGCANHLHAGLGRDEPGYCGRALLAQEYSAVTAACLLTWTRLYRALGGLNTRRLPVTFNDVDYCLRAQEAGYRVVFTPHAELIHHESATRGRDVTVRAKLRVAREIRYMRTRWRARMRHDPCYNPNLSYLRPDFSLGETCRVRKPWLRDAR, translated from the coding sequence GTGGATTCGCGCACTCTCGTCGTCTCGGAAAATCCGTGCAGCTTCGATCCGGCGGGGCGCAATGCTCCGCGCGGCTGGGTGCGCGTGGATGCCCGGCTCGGGCCGCAGGCGCCGTACACCTTCGCCACGCTGGTGGTGCGCCGCCGCGCCGATCTCGGTCGGCCTTTCGAAATTCCCCTTTTCGTCACGCTGGCGGGAACGGTGCATGAACTGATCCGGCTGCCCGACGACGTCGTCGAGCTGTTCTGGCGCCCGCCTGCGGGGGCGCAGGGCAATGGCGCGCGGCTTACGCTGCGCCGGGTCGGGCGGTTCGAGCGCATGCTGCGGATGGGATACCGCGTCCTGCGCGTGCGGGCGGCGCTGCCCGAGGAGCTGCGCGCCCGCGCGGACTTGACGCTGCGGCGCGCGCTGCGCGACCTGCCCGGAGCGTATCGCACGGCGACGGATTTTCGCGTACGGGACCCCGCGCGACAGTACGCCGACTGGATCGGGGCGTTCGACACGCTGCGCCCGCGCGACGTGCGCGCGATCCGCGCCGACATCGTGCGCCTGAAGAATCGGCCGCGCTTCCGGATCGTGGTGCTTGCGACCGGAGCGGAGGAACAGGTCCTCGCGCGGACGCTCGAATCGGCGCGAGACCAGCTCTATGCCGGATGCGAGTGCATCGTGGTGCAAGCCGGCGGCGAACTCGAAGATTGGCTCCGCGCCTTCAATGCGTCCCTTGCCTCGGCCGGACGCGCGGAGTGGTTGATGCTCATCAGGGCAGGAGACCGGTTGCGCCCGCATTCGCTGTACTGGTTCGCGCGCGAGATCGAGGAGCAGCCTGATGCGGTCGTCCTGTACTCGGACGACGACCGCATTGATGCCGGCGGCAAGCGGTCGGATCCGCGTTTCAAGCCGGACTGGTCGCCGGTGCACTTCGAGTCGGCCGACTACATCGGCGCGGCGGCGATCGTGCGCGCCGACGCGGCGCACCGCGCGGGCGGCCTGACTCCCGAGTGCTGCCGGTTCGGAAGCTACGATCTTCTGCTTCGCGTGACGGACGCGTACGGGGATCGGGTCGCGCATGTGCCGGCGATCCTTCTTCACCGGTGCGGGGCCGAGGAGCCCGCGGGGCTCGCCGACTGGCGCATTCGCGCTCTGGAGGCCCGCTTCCGGCGGCAGGGACTCGCCGTGCGCGTCGAGCCGGCGGCGGGCGGCGCACACCGGGCGCGGTATGCGCTGCCGGAGCCTGCGCCGCGCGTGAGCATCATCGTGCCGACGCGGGACGCGCTCGCGCTGCTGCGGCCCTGCATCGAGAGCGTGCTGGCGCGTACGACCTACCCGGACTACGAGCTGATCGTCGTGGATAACGGCAGCCGCGATTCGGCAACGCTCGATTATCTCGCGGAGCTGGCGCGGCGCCCGCGTGTGCGCGTGCTGCGCTTCGACCGGCGGTTCAACTACTCCGCGATCAACAATTTCGCCGTGCGCCAGGCCGGGGGCGACATGCTCTGCCTGCTGAACGACGACACCGAAGTGATCTCGCCTGACTGGCTGGAGGAAATGGCGGGATATCTCCTGCGGCCCGGAGTGGGCGTCGTCGGCGCGAAGCTCTACTACCCGGACGGCCGCGTGCAGCACGCAGGCGTCACGGTCGGACCCGGCGGCTGCGCCAACCACCTGCATGCCGGGCTTGGCCGCGACGAACCCGGCTACTGCGGCCGCGCCCTGCTTGCGCAGGAGTACTCCGCGGTGACCGCCGCCTGCCTGCTGACATGGACGCGGCTGTACCGCGCCCTCGGCGGGCTGAACACGCGCCGGCTCCCGGTCACGTTCAACGACGTGGATTACTGCCTGCGCGCGCAGGAAGCCGGATACCGGGTGGTGTTCACGCCGCACGCGGAGCTGATCCATCACGAGTCGGCCACGCGCGGCCGCGACGTCACGGTGAGGGCGAAGCTGCGCGTGGCGCGCGAGATCCGCTACATGCGCACGCGCTGGCGCGCCCGCATGCGCCACGACCCCTGCTACAACCCGAACCTGAGCTACCTGCGGCCGGATTTCTCGCTCGGCGAGACCTGCCGCGTGCGAAAGCCCTGGCTGCGCGACGCGCGGTGA